A DNA window from Solanum lycopersicum chromosome 3, SLM_r2.1 contains the following coding sequences:
- the LOC101264705 gene encoding glucose-6-phosphate/phosphate translocator 2, chloroplastic-like gives MACSIKLSSLSITHSNLISKRDYNQNLGFLSFSSTPKSKNQKWGFSYSIKKPLYISRIENPKAYEADKSQSLDLNIELPKSQVDGQRVKIGIYFAIWWGLNVVFNIYNKKVLNAYPFPWLTSTLSLATGSLIMLISWAMKIAEFPKTDFEFWKNLFPVAVAHTVGHVAATVSMSKVAVSFTHIIKSSEPAFSVLVSRFLLGETFPFPVYLSLVPVIGGCALSAATELDFNMTGFMGAMISNLAFVFRNIFSKKGMKGNSVSGMNYYACLSIMSLLILTPFAIAMEGPQMWALGWRNALSQIGPNFVWWIVAQSIFYHLYNQVSYMSLDEISPLTFSVGNTMKRISVIVSSIIIFQTPVRPINALGAAIAILGTFIYSQSKQ, from the exons ATGGCTTGTTCTATAAAGCTATCATCTTTATCAATCACACAttcaaatttgatttcaaaaagggattaTAATCAAAATCTTggatttttatcattttcttcaaccccaaaatcaaagaatcaaaaatgGGGTTTTTCTTATTCAATCAAAAAACCTCTTTACATATCAAGAATTGAAAATCCCAAAGCATATGAAGCTGACAAGTCTCAGTCTTTAGATTTAAATATTGAGTTGCCAAAATCACAAGTCGATGGtcagagggttaaaattggcaTATATTTTGCTATATGGTGGGGTTTAAATGtggtttttaatatatataacaagAAAGTTCTAAATGCATATCCATTTCCTTGGTTGACTTCTACTTTGTCACTTGCTACTGGTTCATTGATTATGTTGATTTCATGGGCTATGAAAATTGCTGAATTCCCAAAAAcagattttgaattttggaagAACTTGTTCCCT GTTGCAGTTGCTCATACAGTTGGTCATGTAGCAGCCACTGTTAGTATGTCTAAAGTTGCTGTTTCCTTCACTCATATAATCAAGAGTAGTGAACCAGCTTTTAGCGTGTTGGTTTCGAGGTTTTTGCTTGGTGAAACATTTCCGTTTCCAGTATATTTATCGCTTGTGCCTGTTATTGGTGGTTGTGCATTATCAGCTGCTACAGAGCTCGATTTCAACATGACTG GTTTTATGGGAGCAATGATATCAAATCTTGCATTTGTGTTTCGAAATATATTCTCAAAGAAAGGAATGAAGGGGAACTCTGTTAGTGGAATGAACTATTACGCGTGTTTATCTATTATGTCTCTGTTAATTCTAACACCTTTTGCAATCGCGATGGAGGGGCCTCAGATGTGGGCATTAGGATGGCGAAACGCTCTCTCTCAGATAGGACCTAACTTTGTTTG GTGGATCGTTGCACAAAGCATATTCTATCACTTGTATAACCAAGTGTCATATATGTCCCTGGATGAGATTTCTCCCCTGACGTTTAGCGTAGGAAATACAATGAAGCGGATTTCTGTAATTGTTTCCTCCATCATTATCTTCCAAACACCGGTCCGACCCATCAATGCACTTGGAGCTGCCATTGCAATCCTTGGAACCTTCATTTATTCACAG TCAAAACAATAA